A genomic stretch from Candidatus Hydrogenisulfobacillus filiaventi includes:
- a CDS encoding protein of unknown function (Evidence 5 : Unknown function), with protein sequence MVDAEALYEESLYELARRELEAGLPLFGPEAAVWLRRHPDRPVPLAPGAAAYLAGVGLGDEAG encoded by the coding sequence GTGGTGGATGCCGAAGCCCTGTACGAGGAAAGCCTCTACGAACTGGCCCGGCGGGAGCTGGAGGCCGGCCTGCCGTTGTTCGGCCCGGAAGCGGCCGTCTGGTTGCGCCGGCATCCCGACCGCCCGGTGCCGCTGGCGCCGGGCGCGGCCGCCTATCTGGCGGGCGTCGGGCTGGGCGATGAAGCAGGTTAG
- the lipB gene encoding Octanoyltransferase, translating to MTRPALAVWLGRMPYGPAWDLQRRVGEAVRRGHLPDTLLLVEHDPVYTIGRAARGSRDNLLWDLPTLQRRGIALYEVDRGGDITYHGPGQLVGYPILDLTRHGRDLHAYLRSLEEGLIRALATWGVTAYRLPPHTGVWVDEPQGPAKIAAIGVKASRWITSHGFALNVAPDLGHFTGIIPCGIRDKGVTSLARLLGAAAPDLVAVRPVVAEALARVWDLAWHWGTPEDLPDGEG from the coding sequence ATGACCCGCCCGGCCCTGGCGGTCTGGCTGGGCCGCATGCCCTACGGTCCGGCCTGGGACCTGCAACGCCGCGTGGGCGAGGCGGTGCGCCGCGGCCACCTGCCGGACACGCTGCTGCTGGTGGAGCATGATCCGGTCTACACCATCGGCCGGGCTGCCCGCGGCAGCCGGGACAATCTGCTCTGGGACCTGCCCACCCTGCAGCGCCGCGGCATCGCCCTTTATGAGGTGGACCGCGGCGGGGACATCACCTATCACGGGCCAGGCCAGCTGGTGGGCTATCCCATTCTGGACCTGACCCGTCACGGGCGCGACCTGCATGCCTACCTGCGGAGCCTGGAGGAGGGTCTCATCCGGGCCTTGGCGACCTGGGGGGTCACGGCCTACCGGCTGCCGCCCCATACCGGCGTCTGGGTGGACGAGCCGCAGGGCCCGGCCAAGATTGCGGCCATCGGCGTGAAAGCCAGCCGCTGGATTACCTCCCACGGGTTTGCCCTGAATGTGGCCCCTGACCTCGGCCACTTTACCGGCATCATCCCCTGCGGCATCCGCGACAAGGGGGTCACCTCCCTGGCCCGGCTGCTGGGGGCCGCGGCCCCGGATCTGGTCGCGGTCCGCCCCGTGGTGGCAGAGGCCCTGGCCCGGGTCTGGGACCTGGCGTGGCACTGGGGCACCCCGGAGGACCTGCCGGACGGAGAGGGGTAG
- the lipA gene encoding lipoyl synthase (lipoic acid synthetase) (Evidence 2a : Function from experimental evidences in other organisms; PubMedId : 15362861, 16835858, 19028902, 19820084, 25341020; Product type e : enzyme), translating into MAPAEEPREAPAAGRPASKHLPPWLRIRLTQGRNYSDIKGLMRSQALHTVCEEARCPNIYDCWERRTATFLILGDICTRNCAFCAVKSGRPQGVDRAEPVRVAETVAAMELAHVVITSVDRDDLPDGGAGIFAETIAAIRARRPGCSIEVLTPDFQGDPAAIRTVAAARPEIFNHNIETVPRLYRRVRPKADYQRSLDLLRRVRELDPRIVTKSGLMVGLGETREELRAVFADLRRHGVEVLTVGQYLRPDPKHIAVERFYPPEEFAEMREEALAMGFLHVESGPLVRSSYHAAEQVPADRLHR; encoded by the coding sequence ATGGCACCCGCGGAGGAGCCCCGGGAGGCACCGGCCGCCGGCCGGCCTGCCTCCAAGCACCTGCCGCCCTGGCTCCGCATCCGCCTCACCCAGGGGCGCAACTACAGCGACATCAAGGGCCTCATGCGCAGCCAGGCGTTGCACACCGTCTGCGAGGAGGCCCGCTGCCCCAACATCTACGACTGCTGGGAGCGGCGGACGGCCACCTTTCTGATTCTGGGCGACATCTGCACCCGCAACTGTGCCTTCTGCGCCGTGAAAAGCGGCCGGCCTCAGGGGGTGGACCGGGCGGAGCCGGTCCGGGTGGCGGAAACCGTGGCCGCCATGGAGCTGGCTCACGTGGTGATCACCTCGGTGGACCGCGACGACCTGCCGGACGGGGGCGCGGGCATCTTTGCCGAGACGATTGCCGCCATCCGTGCCCGCCGTCCGGGCTGCTCGATTGAGGTGCTGACCCCGGACTTCCAGGGCGACCCCGCGGCCATCCGCACGGTGGCAGCGGCCCGGCCCGAGATCTTCAACCACAACATCGAGACTGTCCCCCGCCTCTACCGGCGGGTCCGGCCTAAGGCCGATTACCAGCGCAGCCTGGACCTCCTGCGCCGGGTGCGGGAGCTGGACCCCAGGATCGTGACCAAGTCGGGGCTGATGGTAGGCCTGGGCGAGACCCGGGAGGAACTCCGGGCGGTGTTTGCCGACCTCCGCCGGCATGGGGTGGAGGTCCTGACCGTGGGGCAGTACCTGCGGCCGGATCCCAAGCATATAGCGGTGGAGCGTTTCTACCCTCCGGAGGAGTTCGCCGAGATGCGGGAGGAAGCCCTGGCCATGGGGTTCCTGCATGTGGAATCCGGCCCGCTGGTCCGCAGCTCCTACCATGCCGCCGAGCAGGTGCCGGCGGACCGGCTGCACCGATGA
- the bkdB gene encoding branched-chain alpha-keto acid dehydrogenase E2 subunit (lipoamide acyltransferase) (Evidence 2a : Function from experimental evidences in other organisms; PubMedId : 10094682, 12427936, 15241682, 22720735, 28371347; Product type e : enzyme), protein MPEIVRMPQLGESVTEGTIGQWLKKAGDHVDQYESLVEVMTDKVNAEVPSPAEGVITRILVEEGATVAVGEPLCELEVAGGAATTAAPAEAAPAAASPPAAPATPAAAEPSAAAPAAPAPAGAPPRGRYSPAVRRLAAEHGIDPATVSGTGAGGRVTRRDILQAVAAAAAAPTPSAPAAPAAAPTPAAPPAAPAPVPAIAPAPAVVEPGDEVVPLSQIRRVIADRMVRSKMTVPHAWLMVEVDVTGLATLRERLKTSFKEREGVPLTFVPFMIRAVVEGLRQVPEMNAQWNGDSIVYKKRINLGMATATDRGLVVPVIKDADRQNVVGLAHQVADLTQRARQGRLTMDDITGGTFTLDNTGAVGTVLTYPVINAPEVGIVTLERIVKRPVVIGDSIAIRSMVNICLSFDHRVVDGAEAGRFLTAVKQHLESIGPETSIY, encoded by the coding sequence ATGCCGGAAATCGTACGCATGCCCCAGCTGGGCGAATCGGTCACCGAAGGCACCATCGGACAATGGTTGAAGAAGGCAGGCGACCACGTCGACCAGTATGAATCCCTGGTGGAGGTGATGACCGACAAGGTCAATGCCGAGGTGCCGTCACCCGCGGAGGGCGTGATCACCCGCATTCTGGTGGAGGAGGGCGCCACGGTGGCCGTGGGCGAACCCCTGTGCGAACTGGAGGTCGCAGGCGGAGCCGCTACCACCGCCGCACCGGCCGAGGCCGCTCCTGCCGCCGCCTCGCCGCCGGCGGCTCCCGCGACCCCAGCCGCAGCAGAACCTTCCGCGGCCGCCCCTGCCGCCCCCGCCCCCGCGGGTGCGCCGCCCCGTGGCCGCTACTCCCCTGCTGTGCGGCGGCTCGCGGCCGAACACGGCATTGACCCGGCAACCGTCTCGGGAACCGGCGCCGGGGGGCGGGTGACCCGGCGCGACATCCTCCAGGCAGTGGCTGCGGCCGCGGCGGCCCCCACGCCCTCCGCCCCGGCTGCCCCGGCTGCGGCCCCCACCCCGGCGGCGCCTCCGGCGGCCCCGGCGCCGGTCCCGGCCATAGCCCCGGCCCCGGCGGTGGTGGAGCCGGGAGATGAGGTGGTTCCCCTCAGCCAGATCCGGCGGGTCATTGCGGACCGCATGGTACGGTCCAAGATGACCGTGCCCCACGCTTGGCTGATGGTCGAGGTGGATGTGACCGGGCTGGCCACCTTGCGTGAGCGGCTCAAGACCAGCTTCAAGGAACGGGAGGGCGTACCGCTCACCTTCGTGCCGTTCATGATCCGGGCGGTAGTGGAAGGCTTGCGCCAGGTGCCGGAAATGAACGCCCAGTGGAACGGCGACAGCATCGTCTACAAGAAGCGCATCAACCTGGGCATGGCTACAGCTACCGATCGCGGCCTGGTGGTGCCGGTAATCAAGGATGCCGACCGCCAGAATGTGGTGGGACTGGCCCACCAGGTGGCGGACCTGACCCAGCGGGCCCGGCAGGGCCGGCTCACCATGGACGACATCACCGGCGGCACCTTCACCCTGGACAACACCGGCGCCGTCGGCACCGTGCTCACCTATCCGGTGATCAATGCCCCGGAGGTAGGCATTGTGACCCTGGAGCGCATCGTCAAGCGCCCGGTGGTGATTGGCGACAGCATCGCCATCCGGTCCATGGTCAACATCTGCCTCTCCTTCGACCATCGCGTCGTGGACGGGGCCGAAGCGGGCCGCTTCCTGACCGCGGTCAAGCAGCACCTGGAATCCATCGGCCCGGAGACGTCCATCTATTGA
- the bkdAB gene encoding branched-chain alpha-keto acid dehydrogenase E1 subunit (Evidence 2a : Function from experimental evidences in other organisms; PubMedId : 10094682, 12427936, 15241682, 28371347; Product type e : enzyme) gives MTFLEAIRETLRQEMRRDPRIIIYGEDVGVRGGVFRVTDGLLAEFGEERVIDSPLAEAAIVGTAIGAAVGGLLPVPEIQFADFIAPAFNQIVEEAARMRYRSNNDFHVPITIRAPFGGGVHGGLYHSQSVEAFFAHVPGLKVVIPSTPYDAKGLLAASIHDPDPVLFFEHKAAYRSVKGEVPEERYLIPLGKADLKREGTDVSIIGYGLVVQHALKAAEQLAKEDGISVEVLDLRTVRPLDVEAILATARKTGKVLIVHEDNLTGGIGGEVAALIAEHALFDLDAPIRRLTGPDVPAMPFSPPLEHAFLVTPEKIAAAARELARF, from the coding sequence ATGACGTTCTTGGAGGCCATCCGCGAAACCCTGCGCCAGGAGATGCGGCGCGATCCGCGGATCATCATCTATGGGGAGGACGTCGGGGTCCGCGGGGGCGTCTTCCGGGTGACCGACGGCCTGCTGGCGGAGTTCGGCGAAGAGCGGGTAATTGACTCCCCGCTCGCGGAGGCCGCGATTGTCGGCACCGCGATCGGGGCTGCTGTAGGCGGGCTGCTGCCGGTGCCGGAAATCCAGTTTGCCGATTTCATCGCCCCGGCTTTTAACCAGATTGTGGAAGAAGCCGCCCGCATGCGCTACCGTTCCAACAACGACTTTCACGTACCCATCACCATCCGGGCGCCGTTCGGGGGCGGGGTACACGGCGGTCTTTACCATTCCCAGAGTGTGGAGGCGTTTTTTGCCCACGTGCCCGGCCTGAAGGTGGTCATCCCTTCCACCCCCTATGACGCCAAGGGCTTGCTGGCAGCGTCCATTCACGACCCGGATCCGGTGCTGTTCTTTGAACACAAGGCGGCCTACCGGTCGGTCAAGGGCGAGGTGCCCGAGGAGCGCTACCTGATTCCCCTCGGCAAGGCCGACCTCAAGCGCGAAGGCACCGACGTCAGTATCATCGGCTACGGGCTGGTGGTGCAGCATGCCCTCAAGGCTGCCGAACAGCTGGCCAAGGAGGATGGGATTTCGGTCGAAGTGCTGGACCTCCGCACGGTCCGCCCGTTGGATGTGGAGGCCATCCTCGCGACCGCCCGCAAGACCGGCAAGGTGCTGATTGTGCATGAGGACAACCTGACCGGCGGCATCGGCGGGGAAGTGGCCGCGCTGATTGCCGAGCACGCCCTGTTTGACCTGGATGCGCCCATCCGGCGCCTGACCGGACCCGACGTCCCGGCGATGCCCTTCAGCCCTCCCCTCGAGCACGCCTTTCTGGTCACCCCGGAGAAAATCGCCGCGGCGGCACGCGAACTGGCGCGGTTCTAG
- the bkdAA gene encoding branched-chain alpha-keto acid dehydrogenase E1 subunit (Evidence 2a : Function from experimental evidences in other organisms; PubMedId : 10094682, 12427936, 15241682, 22720735, 28371347; Product type e : enzyme) yields the protein MTQEGSLSPETLKEMYRIMALSRALDDRMWILNRQGRAAIVYSSNGHEATQVGSAFALKRGFDWVVPYYRDLALVLALGMTPREVMLHLLAKAEDPNSAGRQMPAHWGHKRLNILSTGAVVATQDLHATGLALASKLLKDGRVAVAYFGEGSTSQGEFHEALNFASVLQLPVIFFNENNGYAISVPQKKQMAITDVAARAAGYGMPGVVVDGEDPVKVYEVMHEAVERARAGGGPTLIEAKTYRFVPHSSDDDDRAYRTREEVQERKKRDPLITFERRLREEGILTDEELARYRAEIKAAVDDATEYADKAPYPDPATMGLYVYGD from the coding sequence GTGACCCAGGAAGGAAGCCTGAGCCCTGAAACCTTGAAGGAAATGTACCGTATTATGGCCTTGTCCCGGGCGCTGGATGACCGCATGTGGATCCTGAACCGCCAGGGCCGCGCTGCGATTGTCTATTCCTCCAACGGACACGAGGCGACCCAGGTCGGGTCGGCGTTCGCCTTGAAGCGCGGCTTCGACTGGGTGGTGCCCTACTACCGGGACCTGGCCCTGGTGCTGGCTCTGGGCATGACGCCCCGCGAGGTCATGCTCCACCTGCTGGCCAAGGCAGAGGACCCGAACTCTGCCGGCCGGCAGATGCCGGCCCACTGGGGGCACAAACGCCTCAACATCCTCTCCACCGGTGCCGTGGTGGCCACCCAGGATCTGCACGCCACCGGCCTGGCCCTGGCCTCCAAGCTGTTGAAGGACGGCCGGGTGGCTGTGGCGTACTTCGGGGAGGGGTCCACCAGCCAGGGCGAGTTCCATGAGGCCCTCAATTTTGCCTCTGTGCTCCAGTTGCCGGTGATCTTCTTCAATGAGAACAACGGCTACGCCATTTCCGTCCCCCAGAAAAAGCAGATGGCCATCACCGACGTCGCGGCCCGCGCAGCCGGGTACGGGATGCCGGGCGTGGTGGTGGATGGCGAGGACCCGGTCAAGGTCTATGAGGTGATGCACGAAGCGGTGGAACGGGCCCGTGCGGGCGGAGGGCCCACCTTGATTGAGGCCAAGACCTACCGTTTTGTGCCCCATTCCAGCGACGACGACGACCGCGCCTACCGGACACGGGAAGAGGTCCAGGAGCGCAAGAAGCGGGACCCCCTCATCACCTTTGAGCGCCGCCTGCGCGAGGAGGGCATCCTCACCGACGAGGAATTGGCCCGTTACCGTGCCGAGATTAAGGCGGCGGTGGACGATGCCACCGAATACGCCGACAAGGCACCTTATCCCGACCCCGCCACCATGGGGCTCTACGTGTACGGCGACTGA
- the bkdAA gene encoding branched-chain alpha-keto acid dehydrogenase E1 subunit (Evidence 2a : Function from experimental evidences in other organisms; PubMedId : 10094682, 12427936, 15241682, 22720735, 28371347; Product type e : enzyme), translating into MSTSLTVHGLGIDATRIRTMYYYMVLSRAIDDRAWILARQGVAPFVITGHGQEGGQAGVAAALDPAVDWITPYYRDMVIVLMWGVSPREVMLGTLARAADPASGGRQMPNHWGSRRRRILSGSSPVTTQVTHAAGLAWALKLQHRPGVVATFLGDGSTNQGEFHEALNWASVFRLPLLVVVENNGWAISVPQSKSMAVEDIAVRAAGYGIPGVVVQGIDPLGVYQATAEARRRALAGEGPTLIEIKTHRLTAHSSDDDDRVYKSAALREQEKAADPIPRFREWMEGQGLWDGQQEEELRRRVQAEVDDATSYALAAAQPDPATLYDHVYAD; encoded by the coding sequence ATGAGCACCTCGCTCACGGTGCACGGCCTCGGCATCGACGCGACGCGCATTCGCACCATGTATTATTACATGGTACTAAGCCGCGCCATTGACGACCGCGCCTGGATCCTGGCCCGCCAGGGCGTGGCGCCCTTCGTGATTACCGGCCATGGGCAGGAGGGCGGACAAGCAGGGGTGGCAGCTGCCCTGGACCCGGCGGTGGACTGGATTACCCCCTATTACCGGGACATGGTCATCGTGCTCATGTGGGGGGTCAGCCCGCGGGAGGTGATGCTGGGCACCCTGGCCCGGGCCGCGGACCCCGCCTCCGGCGGCCGCCAGATGCCCAACCATTGGGGCAGCCGCCGGCGGCGCATCCTCAGCGGCTCCTCTCCGGTGACCACCCAGGTAACCCATGCGGCCGGCCTGGCCTGGGCCCTCAAGCTGCAACACCGGCCGGGCGTGGTTGCCACCTTTCTGGGGGACGGATCCACCAACCAGGGCGAGTTTCATGAGGCCCTCAACTGGGCCTCGGTTTTCCGCCTGCCCTTGCTGGTGGTGGTGGAAAACAACGGGTGGGCCATCTCCGTGCCGCAGTCCAAGTCCATGGCGGTGGAGGATATCGCGGTTCGGGCGGCGGGCTACGGCATCCCGGGCGTGGTGGTGCAGGGCATCGACCCCTTGGGGGTGTACCAGGCGACCGCCGAGGCACGCCGCCGGGCCCTGGCCGGGGAGGGCCCCACCCTGATTGAGATCAAAACCCATCGCTTGACGGCGCATTCGAGCGATGATGATGATCGGGTGTACAAGTCGGCAGCGCTGCGGGAGCAGGAGAAAGCAGCCGACCCCATCCCGCGGTTCCGCGAGTGGATGGAGGGGCAGGGTTTGTGGGACGGTCAACAGGAGGAGGAGTTGCGCCGGCGGGTCCAGGCGGAGGTGGACGATGCCACCAGCTACGCCCTGGCGGCCGCCCAGCCCGATCCCGCCACGCTCTATGACCATGTCTACGCCGATTGA
- the lpdV gene encoding branched-chain alpha-keto acid dehydrogenase E3 subunit (dihydrolipoamide dehydrogenase) (Evidence 2a : Function from experimental evidences in other organisms; PubMedId : 10094682, 12427936, 15241682, 28371347; Product type e : enzyme) has translation MAEHFDLTVLGGGTGGYVAAIRAAQLGMHVALVEQEKVGGTCLHRGCIPTKALLHTAELLHDIRHGADFGLKADNVAVDYPRALARKAQVVGQLYRGVQYLMKKNAITVVAGRGRLDGPGRVVVEAEGQVTTVESTDILIATGSQPRALPGIPFDSRRVMNSDFVLDRPDLPASVLVIGGGAIGAEFASMYNDFGVEVTLVEMLPHILPADDEEIAGVLTRLFRRRGIRVLTGARLDLDHVTIDPDQGVRARITTAEGPVEVAAETMLVAIGRVPQSTGIGLESAGVEVDERGFIRVDDLYRTNVPHISAIGDVIGGYLLAHVAAHEGIIAVEAMAGRDPERLSPSRVPRVTYTRPEVAAVGLTAAEAEAAGRRVKVGTFPLRANGRSLILGEADGMVKMVADAETGEMLGAHLIGPHAGELISETALARFLEATAWEVGESVHPHPTVSEVLHEVGLAVDGHAIHI, from the coding sequence TTGGCCGAACACTTTGACCTGACAGTATTAGGGGGCGGCACCGGCGGCTATGTCGCCGCCATCCGCGCTGCCCAGCTAGGCATGCACGTGGCGCTGGTGGAACAGGAAAAGGTCGGGGGCACCTGTCTGCACCGGGGTTGTATCCCCACTAAAGCGTTGCTGCACACCGCGGAACTCTTGCATGACATCCGGCACGGTGCGGACTTCGGCCTGAAGGCCGATAACGTGGCGGTGGATTACCCCCGGGCCCTGGCCCGCAAGGCGCAGGTGGTGGGGCAGCTCTACCGGGGCGTGCAGTACCTGATGAAGAAGAATGCCATAACCGTCGTCGCGGGCCGCGGGCGCCTGGACGGGCCGGGCCGAGTGGTGGTGGAGGCGGAGGGTCAGGTGACCACGGTTGAGAGCACCGACATCCTGATCGCCACCGGGTCCCAGCCGCGGGCCCTTCCCGGTATTCCCTTTGATAGCCGGCGGGTGATGAACTCGGACTTCGTCCTCGACCGCCCGGACCTGCCGGCCAGTGTCCTCGTCATCGGCGGCGGGGCCATCGGGGCCGAATTTGCCTCCATGTACAACGACTTCGGGGTGGAGGTCACCCTGGTGGAGATGCTGCCGCACATCCTCCCCGCCGACGATGAGGAGATCGCGGGGGTGCTGACCCGCCTCTTCCGCCGGAGGGGCATCCGCGTCCTGACCGGGGCGCGCCTGGACCTGGATCACGTGACGATCGACCCTGATCAGGGGGTGCGGGCCCGCATCACCACCGCGGAGGGGCCGGTGGAGGTCGCGGCCGAGACGATGCTGGTGGCCATCGGGCGGGTGCCCCAAAGCACCGGTATCGGGCTGGAGAGCGCCGGGGTGGAGGTCGATGAGCGCGGTTTCATCCGGGTGGATGACCTCTATCGGACCAATGTGCCGCATATCTCGGCCATTGGCGATGTCATCGGCGGCTATCTGCTGGCGCATGTGGCGGCCCACGAAGGCATCATTGCGGTGGAGGCCATGGCCGGCCGCGATCCGGAACGGCTATCGCCCAGCCGTGTACCCCGCGTGACCTATACCCGCCCGGAGGTGGCGGCGGTAGGCCTCACCGCTGCGGAAGCGGAAGCGGCGGGCCGCCGGGTCAAGGTGGGCACCTTCCCCCTGCGGGCTAACGGCCGGTCCCTCATCCTGGGGGAGGCCGATGGCATGGTCAAAATGGTGGCGGATGCCGAGACGGGCGAGATGCTGGGCGCCCACTTAATCGGACCCCACGCCGGGGAACTCATCTCAGAGACCGCCCTGGCCCGCTTCCTGGAAGCCACCGCCTGGGAGGTGGGGGAGAGCGTCCATCCGCATCCGACCGTGTCGGAAGTGCTGCATGAAGTCGGGCTGGCGGTTGACGGGCATGCCATTCACATCTGA
- the ypjD gene encoding oxidized nucleotide pyrophosphohydrolase (Evidence 2a : Function from experimental evidences in other organisms; PubMedId : 16390452, 20529853, 20944217, 21733847, 24339782, 26920050, 28117687; Product type e : enzyme), producing the protein MELREIQQEVDRYLSGFEEGYFSPLAMLARLTEELGELAREVNHAYGEKPKKPDERENSVPMELGDLFFVLVSFANSLGIDLESAFRAVMEKYRRRDGARWTPKRDP; encoded by the coding sequence ATGGAGCTGCGGGAAATCCAACAGGAAGTGGATCGCTATCTGAGTGGGTTCGAGGAAGGCTACTTTTCCCCCCTGGCGATGCTGGCCCGGCTGACCGAGGAACTGGGGGAACTGGCCCGGGAGGTCAACCATGCCTACGGGGAGAAGCCCAAAAAACCGGACGAGCGGGAGAATTCGGTGCCCATGGAACTGGGCGACCTCTTCTTTGTCCTGGTTTCCTTCGCCAACAGCCTAGGCATCGACCTCGAGAGCGCCTTCCGGGCCGTCATGGAGAAATACCGCCGCCGGGACGGCGCCCGCTGGACCCCTAAGCGGGATCCTTAA